In one window of Senegalia massiliensis DNA:
- a CDS encoding DUF1667 domain-containing protein yields the protein MDNKRITCIVCPIGCSLLIEKDEERQEGYRVSGNKCNRGESYGIKEMKNPTRIITSTVKVKDGLLERLPVKTKDAVPKDKIFEIMDFINQVTVTSPINVGDIIIKNIGDTGVDLVSTRDMK from the coding sequence ATGGATAATAAAAGAATAACTTGTATAGTATGTCCTATAGGATGTAGTTTGCTTATAGAAAAAGACGAAGAAAGACAAGAGGGATATAGAGTAAGTGGAAATAAATGTAATAGAGGCGAGTCCTATGGTATAAAAGAAATGAAAAACCCTACACGTATTATTACATCAACCGTTAAAGTAAAAGATGGGTTATTAGAAAGACTTCCAGTAAAGACAAAAGACGCAGTTCCTAAAGATAAGATATTCGAGATTATGGATTTCATAAATCAGGTTACTGTAACATCCCCTATAAATGTAGGAGATATTATAATAAAAAATATAGGAGATAC